The Miscanthus floridulus cultivar M001 chromosome 17, ASM1932011v1, whole genome shotgun sequence genome has a window encoding:
- the LOC136517803 gene encoding probable calcium-binding protein CML18, whose protein sequence is MASVKGGDSAKAKAAGRGGPGMPVAEVEQVFRRYDANGDGKISAEELASVLRALGAPPAPGEVRRMMDEMDSDRDGFVDLAEFVAFHCSNGEEEDGEGREDATEAELREAFRMYDADRNGLISARELHRVLRQLGDKCSVADCSRMIRSVDADGDGSVNFDEFKKMMGAGAGGRR, encoded by the coding sequence ATGGCGAGCGTCAAGGGCGGGGACTCGGCCAAGGCGAAGGCGGCGGGTCGAGGTGGGCCGGGGATGCCGGTggcggaggtggagcaggtgTTCCGGCGCTACGACGCCAACGGCGACGGCAAGATCTCGGCGGAGGAGCTGGCGTCCGTGCTGCGGGCGCTGGGCGCGCCGCCGGCGCCCGGGGAGGTGCGGCGCATGATGGACGAGATGGACTCCGACCGCGACGGCTTCGTGGACCTCGCCGAGTTCGTCGCCTTCCACTGCAGCAacggggaggaggaggacgggGAGGGCAGGGAGGACGCCACCGAGGCCGAGCTGCGGGAGGCGTTCCGCATGTACGACGCCGACCGCAACGGGCTGATCTCCGCGCGGGAGCTCCACCGCGTCCTGCGCCAGCTCGGGGACAAGTGCTCCGTCGCAGACTGCTCCCGGATGATCCGCTCCGTCGACGCAGACGGCGACGGCAGTGTCAACTTCGACGAATTCAAGAAGATGATGGGCGCCGGCGCTGGAGGCAGGCGCTAG